In the Methanomassiliicoccales archaeon genome, one interval contains:
- a CDS encoding AsnC family transcriptional regulator — protein MARSLDETDIVLIQMLLEDSRRPERQVAEFLELTTEEVRQRISSLHKDGLIKAFVARLTPSYLRSVNVFVFGRCDITSLEEARTKLGKNDVSSWTGIGGGSRTYVAASLRRLMYLDHYLMFLREEVGMQDLTFGIRSGKPDVLTEKRELDATDFRILASLHRDARKSHFEVVEEIGGTCEDVEARVQRMLADGSVEFSIELNPEATGDILCIFQLYRRGRGDLRKFMRDMLNLHSPHILFFNQYRNLPDLTMAMCWVRDMGAVREIKRSFERHGDFHHVEANPLLTTGMIENWADRLIVDKARSPDGK, from the coding sequence ATGGCGCGGTCCCTTGACGAGACGGACATCGTGCTGATCCAGATGCTTCTGGAGGACAGCCGTCGTCCGGAAAGGCAGGTGGCGGAGTTCCTGGAACTGACGACGGAGGAGGTGAGGCAGCGCATTAGCTCGCTCCACAAGGACGGACTTATCAAGGCCTTTGTCGCCCGCCTCACCCCCTCCTACCTCCGTTCCGTCAACGTCTTTGTCTTCGGTCGATGCGACATCACCTCGCTGGAGGAGGCGAGAACCAAGCTGGGCAAGAACGACGTCTCCTCGTGGACGGGCATTGGCGGAGGATCGCGCACGTACGTGGCCGCCTCGCTGCGTCGGCTCATGTATCTCGACCACTACTTGATGTTCCTGAGGGAGGAGGTGGGAATGCAGGACCTCACCTTCGGAATACGTTCGGGAAAGCCAGACGTTCTTACGGAAAAAAGGGAGCTGGACGCGACGGACTTCCGTATTCTGGCGTCCTTGCATCGCGACGCTCGCAAGAGCCATTTCGAGGTAGTGGAGGAGATCGGGGGAACGTGCGAGGACGTTGAGGCGAGGGTGCAGCGCATGCTCGCCGATGGCAGCGTGGAGTTCTCCATCGAGCTCAACCCAGAGGCCACTGGGGATATCCTCTGTATCTTCCAGTTGTATAGGAGAGGAAGAGGAGATCTTCGCAAGTTCATGCGGGACATGCTCAATCTGCACTCACCCCATATCCTCTTCTTCAATCAGTACCGCAATCTGCCCGACCTCACCATGGCCATGTGCTGGGTGAGGGACATGGGCGCGGTGCGAGAGATCAAGCGCTCCTTCGAACGCCATGGTGATTTCCATCATGTGGAAGCGAATCCGCTGCTGACAACCGGAATGATCGAGAACTGGGCGGACCGGCTGATCGTTGACAAGGCTCGCTCTCCAGACGGTAAGTGA
- a CDS encoding amidohydrolase family protein: protein MIIDSHVHIWKRSVYPNVIMDAYLEPLVLLDALYFSGGPQEGGKDWLTSETDANELIQNMEVARIDKSVILPLDFGLVGPTQEGVEYFNDWVFESCSVYPEKLIPFVGVDPQRGELALRLVEKYVKKHDARGVKVYPPTGWFPNEERIRPFWKLLDEFGLMVVTHSGAVWGPLDENFSRPSYYTEVLERHHDLKLVIAHMGGKFRDEMYPLLARFENAYTDCSALQGWLPSNPEMVLSRLKDVSEKIPDRTFFGTDWPLFELAYSQPYFIDLVKTGAWADDDMKERLFSGNFLRAFRK, encoded by the coding sequence ATGATCATCGACAGCCACGTGCACATCTGGAAGCGCAGCGTGTACCCGAACGTGATAATGGACGCGTACCTGGAGCCGCTGGTGCTGCTAGATGCGCTCTATTTCAGCGGCGGCCCCCAAGAAGGGGGAAAGGATTGGCTCACTTCGGAAACGGACGCCAACGAGCTCATCCAGAACATGGAAGTAGCGAGGATCGACAAATCGGTCATCCTTCCACTGGACTTCGGCCTGGTCGGACCGACGCAGGAGGGAGTGGAGTACTTCAACGACTGGGTGTTCGAGTCCTGCTCCGTCTACCCGGAGAAGCTCATCCCCTTCGTGGGTGTGGACCCGCAGCGGGGCGAGCTGGCGCTCCGCTTGGTCGAGAAGTATGTGAAGAAGCACGATGCTCGAGGGGTGAAGGTCTACCCACCCACTGGCTGGTTCCCCAACGAGGAGCGCATCCGGCCGTTCTGGAAGCTGCTGGACGAGTTCGGTCTCATGGTCGTCACGCATTCCGGCGCGGTCTGGGGGCCGCTGGACGAGAACTTCTCCAGACCCTCATACTACACAGAGGTGCTGGAGCGCCACCACGATCTCAAGCTGGTGATAGCGCACATGGGAGGAAAGTTCCGGGATGAGATGTATCCCCTGCTGGCACGCTTCGAGAACGCATACACCGATTGCTCCGCTCTGCAGGGCTGGCTGCCCTCGAACCCAGAGATGGTCCTCAGTCGGTTGAAGGATGTTTCGGAGAAGATACCGGACCGGACCTTCTTCGGCACCGATTGGCCTCTCTTCGAACTGGCTTACTCCCAGCCTTACTTCATCGACCTGGTGAAGACGGGGGCTTGGGCGGACGATGACATGAAGGAGAGACTGTTCAGCGGCAATTTCTTGCGCGCCTTCCGCAAGTGA
- a CDS encoding ABC transporter permease has translation MNWHIFVRGVRVTARKDMMIYYKKAPVFIFGLILPTFLFFAFFVGRQLDVQRYFPGFLAMSLFFTSSSVGPLIVPWEKQQGTFERLLSYPVNIEIILLGDVIAGAVFGLIISSIVGVVGFLFLPLQLADVLLVFLAFVLGNLCFSSLGVLLSSPAGKTPANIMMLAALVRFPLIFISGIFIPLNEMSGATRLVTQFSPLTYLVDALNHGMGQAAVMPWYIDIAALVLFTFVFLAGASFILKKRSMKGL, from the coding sequence GTGAACTGGCACATCTTCGTCCGCGGGGTGAGGGTGACAGCTCGCAAGGACATGATGATCTACTACAAGAAAGCGCCCGTGTTCATCTTCGGCCTCATCCTGCCCACGTTCCTGTTCTTCGCCTTCTTCGTCGGCCGGCAGCTGGATGTCCAGAGATACTTCCCTGGCTTCCTGGCCATGTCCCTCTTCTTCACATCATCGTCGGTAGGGCCCCTCATCGTCCCCTGGGAGAAGCAGCAGGGAACCTTCGAACGCCTTCTCTCCTATCCGGTGAACATAGAGATCATCCTCCTGGGCGACGTCATCGCGGGGGCGGTGTTCGGCCTCATTATCAGCAGCATCGTTGGTGTAGTGGGTTTTCTGTTTCTGCCTTTGCAGCTGGCGGACGTGCTGTTGGTGTTCCTAGCCTTCGTTCTGGGAAACCTATGCTTCTCCTCCCTGGGAGTCTTGCTCTCTTCCCCGGCCGGTAAGACGCCGGCAAACATCATGATGCTCGCAGCCTTGGTCCGGTTCCCGCTCATTTTCATCTCCGGGATCTTCATTCCCTTGAACGAGATGAGCGGCGCGACCAGACTGGTCACGCAGTTCTCTCCCCTCACCTATTTGGTCGATGCGCTGAACCATGGAATGGGGCAGGCGGCGGTCATGCCCTGGTATATCGATATCGCCGCCCTGGTCCTGTTCACGTTCGTCTTCTTGGCGGGCGCCAGCTTCATACTCAAAAAGAGGAGCATGAAAGGGCTTTGA
- a CDS encoding ABC transporter ATP-binding protein, protein MEPALRVERLTKRFGQITAVDNVELIVQKGEFFGLLGPNGAGKTTTIRMVTGVLKPDSGSITIDGIELARNPLEAKMRMGVIPEVGNVYPDLSALDNVDLVGRYYGLPRMEREERSNVLLDDLGLKERKHDLVRKFSKGMRQRVSIACALVYEPSLLILDEPTEGLDVQSRRLIVDKVKQINQRGSTVILTTHNIEEANRLCQRVCIINKGKVVACDSPEKLRAAFQLTPAVEVAFDRQVDIALLKHPSLQRVDVCGDKLRLLTEDPEAIIEYLVGFRKEHGLRIISLSTAWLSLEDVFVKLCEVPS, encoded by the coding sequence GTGGAACCTGCTTTGAGGGTCGAGCGCCTGACCAAGCGTTTTGGCCAGATCACGGCCGTGGACAATGTTGAACTGATCGTCCAGAAGGGCGAGTTCTTCGGCCTTCTCGGCCCCAACGGAGCGGGCAAGACCACCACCATCCGCATGGTCACCGGGGTGCTGAAGCCCGACTCCGGCAGCATCACCATTGATGGAATAGAGTTAGCGCGGAACCCGCTTGAGGCCAAGATGCGGATGGGCGTCATCCCTGAGGTTGGCAACGTCTACCCAGACCTTTCGGCACTTGATAACGTGGACCTTGTCGGCCGTTACTACGGATTGCCGAGGATGGAGAGGGAAGAGCGCAGCAACGTCCTGCTAGACGATCTGGGCCTCAAGGAGAGGAAGCACGACCTGGTACGCAAGTTCTCCAAGGGCATGCGGCAGAGGGTGAGCATCGCCTGCGCGCTTGTCTACGAGCCATCCCTCCTCATCCTCGACGAACCGACCGAGGGACTGGACGTGCAGAGCCGTCGGCTGATCGTGGATAAGGTCAAGCAGATCAATCAACGTGGAAGCACGGTGATTCTCACCACGCACAACATCGAGGAGGCGAACCGCCTGTGCCAGAGGGTTTGCATCATCAACAAAGGCAAGGTCGTGGCCTGCGACTCCCCGGAGAAGCTGCGGGCGGCCTTCCAGCTCACCCCGGCGGTGGAAGTGGCGTTCGATCGCCAGGTGGACATAGCCCTCCTGAAGCATCCTAGCCTGCAGAGGGTTGACGTGTGTGGGGACAAGCTTCGCCTGCTGACCGAGGACCCCGAAGCGATCATCGAGTATCTAGTGGGCTTCAGGAAAGAGCACGGTCTGAGGATCATTTCGCTAAGCACTGCCTGGCTCAGCCTGGAGGATGTTTTCGTGAAATTGTGCGAGGTGCCGTCGTGA